One region of Mucilaginibacter gotjawali genomic DNA includes:
- a CDS encoding HEPN domain-containing protein, with translation MYFDKYAPWEHYPKTLRQHEIENPMSVVADFFFADSVKGHGKRLKEWRYYVVNDEHYNEKRHGPGTLLFVYDLNLKLLEAMFLLLCTYKNFSYQQEKLTEAQLEAEKEQWEYYPKNLTLKEQLNPYIAVKKVFKKIKPQAYRDHLHEWSHVALYNNADTEGLYAGEIIAVYENLLKLYSAAWLIYQRESGKPELKRSKSGTAIEGFSTEPIELRTIKPNPTPAEKLALEELKNLILKRCPQVEMIIHLGTHPAPFTFYLLVLTSNEEKTPEHEISNKIEDNCQYLAKVHAIVHKANSAKESLNIGERFWSSVINNGVTLYKSPELVLPEPKEISKELLLERAKFNWERWGIQGKEFLKGSELYKTDHNFRLAAFLLHQSVESVLKGIIQAVIGYRVQMHNLSRLLSLTLLFSDELRNVFEPDTTEGAQIFTLLQNAYSQSRYNSAFNPDEESVRILSEQVKKLNYSAERIYKQFIKNME, from the coding sequence ATGTACTTCGACAAATATGCACCCTGGGAACATTACCCAAAAACACTTCGCCAGCACGAGATTGAAAATCCAATGTCTGTTGTCGCTGACTTTTTTTTCGCAGATTCTGTAAAAGGACACGGCAAGCGGTTAAAGGAATGGCGCTACTATGTAGTCAATGATGAGCATTACAATGAAAAACGACACGGCCCCGGCACCCTGCTTTTTGTTTATGATCTCAATTTAAAGCTGCTGGAAGCAATGTTCCTGCTGTTGTGTACATATAAGAATTTTTCTTATCAACAGGAGAAGCTGACCGAAGCGCAATTGGAAGCCGAAAAGGAACAATGGGAATACTATCCCAAGAACCTAACGCTAAAAGAGCAGCTCAATCCCTATATCGCAGTAAAAAAAGTATTTAAAAAAATCAAACCACAGGCATATCGGGATCACTTGCACGAATGGTCCCATGTGGCGCTTTATAATAATGCGGATACAGAAGGCTTATATGCCGGAGAGATTATTGCAGTTTACGAAAACCTCCTCAAATTATATTCGGCAGCATGGCTGATTTATCAGCGGGAAAGCGGAAAGCCGGAATTAAAGCGGAGCAAGAGTGGAACTGCTATAGAAGGATTTTCTACTGAGCCAATCGAACTGCGAACAATAAAGCCAAATCCTACACCGGCAGAAAAGCTTGCCCTGGAGGAACTCAAAAACCTGATTCTAAAACGGTGTCCGCAAGTTGAGATGATTATTCATTTAGGTACCCATCCCGCGCCTTTTACCTTCTACCTGCTTGTTTTAACAAGCAACGAAGAAAAGACGCCGGAACACGAAATCAGCAATAAGATAGAAGACAACTGCCAATACCTTGCAAAGGTACATGCGATTGTACACAAAGCAAACAGTGCAAAGGAATCGCTTAATATCGGCGAACGTTTCTGGTCTTCTGTCATCAATAATGGGGTAACACTTTATAAATCCCCGGAGCTGGTTCTGCCTGAACCCAAAGAAATAAGCAAAGAACTTTTATTGGAACGGGCAAAGTTTAATTGGGAAAGATGGGGAATACAGGGTAAGGAATTTTTAAAGGGATCGGAACTCTACAAGACTGATCATAATTTCAGGCTTGCTGCTTTCCTTTTGCATCAATCGGTTGAAAGCGTTTTAAAAGGGATCATACAGGCAGTAATCGGTTATCGGGTGCAAATGCATAATTTATCGAGATTACTAAGTTTAACCTTATTGTTTTCCGATGAATTAAGAAATGTATTTGAACCAGATACAACAGAGGGGGCTCAAATATTCACGTTATTGCAAAATGCTTATTCGCAATCACGATATAACAGCGCATTTAACCCGGATGAGGAATCAGTACGAATACTTTCAGAACAGGTAAAAAAGCTGAATTATTCGGCAGAAAGGATTTACAAGCAATTTATTAAAAATATGGAATGA
- a CDS encoding ATP-grasp domain-containing protein — MTANKYKNLCIGVTGLNANDNPGPGVAVIRALKEGLGIGVKIIGLSYESLEPGIYMHYLVNKTYQVPYPTAGTESLIERICQIHEKEGLDMIIPNFDAELYNFIKIAPQLKKMGIHTLLPAIDQLLMRDKVNLAAFGRQKNFYVPADHQLTTEADLKAAAEELKFPLVIKGKFYGATVAYTFTAALNAFHQIGSAWGYPVIAQQYIKGTEINIAALGDGKGNNISIVPMRKLYITDKGKAWAGVTIEDPALIKLANSFAKATKWNGPYEMEIMRDGEDRLFILEINPRFPAWIYLAAAAGQNQPVSLVKMAMGEEIIPFNEYEAGKLFIRHSWDHVVDISEFQQFSARGEL, encoded by the coding sequence ATGACAGCAAATAAATATAAGAACCTGTGTATTGGCGTAACCGGACTTAACGCAAATGATAACCCCGGGCCCGGCGTAGCTGTGATCAGGGCTTTAAAAGAAGGGCTGGGTATCGGCGTTAAAATTATAGGGTTGTCGTACGAGTCGTTAGAGCCCGGTATTTATATGCATTACCTGGTAAATAAAACCTACCAGGTACCCTACCCCACTGCCGGTACAGAGAGCCTTATCGAACGGATTTGCCAGATTCATGAAAAGGAAGGCTTGGATATGATCATCCCTAATTTTGATGCCGAGTTGTATAATTTTATAAAGATAGCGCCGCAACTAAAAAAAATGGGGATACATACCCTTTTGCCCGCCATCGACCAGCTTTTAATGCGGGATAAGGTAAACCTGGCGGCATTTGGGCGACAAAAAAACTTTTATGTTCCGGCAGATCATCAATTAACAACCGAAGCAGATTTAAAAGCGGCGGCTGAGGAATTGAAATTCCCGCTCGTAATTAAAGGAAAGTTTTACGGGGCTACAGTGGCTTATACATTTACTGCTGCATTAAACGCTTTTCATCAAATAGGATCTGCCTGGGGATACCCCGTCATCGCCCAGCAATACATCAAAGGAACAGAAATCAACATAGCCGCTTTGGGCGATGGCAAAGGGAACAATATCAGTATTGTGCCCATGCGCAAATTGTATATTACCGATAAAGGCAAAGCCTGGGCGGGGGTTACTATTGAGGACCCTGCGCTGATAAAACTGGCAAATAGTTTTGCAAAGGCCACAAAATGGAACGGACCCTACGAAATGGAAATTATGAGAGATGGCGAGGATCGCCTTTTCATTCTCGAAATTAACCCCCGGTTCCCGGCATGGATCTACCTTGCTGCCGCTGCCGGGCAAAACCAACCCGTTTCGCTGGTTAAAATGGCTATGGGCGAAGAGATTATCCCCTTTAACGAGTACGAGGCCGGTAAATTATTTATCAGGCACTCATGGGACCATGTGGTGGATATTTCGGAGTTTCAGCAATTTTCGGCCCGGGGCGAACTATAA
- a CDS encoding glycoside hydrolase family 65 protein: MKAIGLTGKQQLLFIFFFIINFLTAHAQDPWKITATNIDPANYYGVTVANGMIGLVSSPEIFKIKSVTLAGAYDSYGRGRVSNFLNSFNLLNMSLDINGKRAEARSVSNYKQELDMQHGCFTATFDLGDEASVKYNYYALRQLPFTVLMDITVTAKKNITINAISALETPDALRDVQNYYNEVGPISLLTSTAKSPTGKLLLCASNTFLFDEERGQEPHVTHEMWDSNQHQMKFSKAIAAGQTYQYAVAGSSITSAHDADPLNQAERLTIFAKLEGRERLIRLHEKAWDDLWKSDIKIEGDPQAQQDVHSMLYHLYSFSRAGSAYAPSPMGLSGLGYNGHVFLDADLWMYPGLLLLHPEIGKSFVEYRYQRLGAAKQNAFAHGYKGAMFAWESADSGVEETPVWALSGPFEHHITADVAIAAWNYYSVTQDKQWLQEKGWPILSATADFWASRVERNGPGHYDIKNVVAADEYANNIDNNAFTNAAAKANLQHAAATAKVLGIKPDPDWDTVAQNIPVLKSPDGVTKEFETYKGENINRPTLTCWLIRYMKLLTLQVLKKTLNTMNPE; the protein is encoded by the coding sequence ATGAAAGCAATAGGCCTGACAGGTAAACAACAGCTCCTCTTTATATTTTTTTTCATAATCAATTTTCTAACTGCTCACGCACAGGACCCCTGGAAAATAACCGCGACAAACATTGATCCTGCAAACTATTATGGTGTTACGGTCGCCAACGGAATGATCGGTCTGGTTTCATCACCTGAAATATTTAAGATAAAAAGTGTAACACTTGCGGGTGCCTATGATTCATATGGCCGGGGCAGGGTAAGCAATTTTCTGAATAGTTTTAATTTATTGAACATGTCGCTCGACATTAATGGCAAACGTGCCGAGGCAAGGAGCGTCAGCAACTATAAGCAGGAACTGGATATGCAGCACGGCTGTTTTACCGCAACCTTTGACCTTGGAGATGAAGCTTCAGTAAAATACAATTATTATGCGCTGAGGCAATTGCCTTTTACGGTTTTGATGGATATTACCGTCACTGCTAAAAAAAATATTACGATCAATGCTATAAGTGCCCTGGAAACACCGGATGCTTTGCGCGATGTTCAAAATTATTATAACGAGGTTGGCCCTATCAGCCTGCTTACTTCAACAGCAAAAAGCCCAACCGGCAAGTTGCTGCTTTGCGCCTCAAATACCTTTTTGTTTGATGAAGAACGCGGGCAGGAACCACATGTGACACACGAAATGTGGGATAGCAATCAGCATCAGATGAAATTCAGCAAAGCTATCGCCGCGGGGCAAACTTATCAGTATGCCGTTGCCGGATCATCAATTACGTCCGCGCATGATGCCGACCCGTTGAACCAGGCCGAACGTCTAACCATCTTTGCCAAACTGGAAGGCCGGGAACGCCTGATTAGACTTCATGAAAAAGCCTGGGACGATTTGTGGAAGAGTGATATTAAAATTGAGGGAGATCCGCAGGCGCAGCAGGATGTGCACAGTATGCTGTATCATTTGTATTCCTTTTCCCGAGCCGGCAGCGCTTATGCACCTTCGCCAATGGGGCTATCGGGCCTGGGCTATAATGGACATGTATTTTTGGATGCTGATCTGTGGATGTATCCTGGCCTGCTACTATTACATCCTGAAATTGGCAAATCTTTTGTAGAGTATCGTTACCAGCGCTTAGGGGCAGCAAAGCAAAATGCCTTTGCGCATGGCTATAAAGGAGCCATGTTTGCCTGGGAAAGCGCTGATAGCGGTGTAGAGGAAACACCTGTTTGGGCGCTGAGCGGCCCGTTTGAACATCACATTACTGCCGATGTTGCCATTGCCGCCTGGAATTATTATAGTGTTACCCAGGATAAGCAATGGTTACAGGAAAAAGGCTGGCCGATCCTGTCTGCAACAGCTGATTTTTGGGCAAGCCGGGTGGAAAGAAATGGCCCGGGACATTATGACATTAAAAATGTTGTTGCGGCAGATGAATATGCCAATAATATAGATAACAATGCCTTTACCAACGCTGCTGCAAAGGCCAATTTGCAACATGCCGCCGCCACCGCAAAAGTATTGGGAATAAAACCTGACCCTGATTGGGATACAGTCGCTCAAAATATCCCTGTATTAAAGTCTCCCGATGGTGTGACTAAAGAGTTTGAAACCTATAAAGGTGAAAATATTAACAGGCCGACGTTAACCTGCTGGCTTATCCGCTACATGAAGTTACTGACCCTGCAGGTATTAAAAAAGACCTTGAATACTATGAATCCAGAGTAG
- a CDS encoding tetratricopeptide repeat protein, whose amino-acid sequence MEILKRSLFISILSLLAVATHAQSNSILQKAFRSSYTDELNKNYSAAINDISPYYTESSYEINIRLGWLHYLNQNYNASQNYYQKAVNLKPGAIEAKFGYVKPLSFLQSWDKVLEQYMAILKIDPKNTQASYWAGVIYYNHKQYETSTRLFKVVADLYPYDYDGNHMLGWSLFMAGKKAEAKEYFEKALLIKPGDESSTDGLNRCK is encoded by the coding sequence ATGGAAATTTTAAAAAGAAGCTTATTCATTTCAATATTATCCTTACTTGCGGTTGCAACGCATGCCCAAAGCAACTCCATTTTACAAAAAGCCTTCCGCAGCAGCTATACCGACGAACTGAATAAAAATTATTCGGCGGCTATTAATGATATATCGCCCTATTATACCGAAAGCAGTTACGAAATAAATATAAGGCTGGGCTGGCTGCACTATTTGAACCAAAACTACAATGCATCGCAAAACTATTACCAAAAGGCGGTAAACCTTAAACCGGGCGCCATCGAAGCTAAATTTGGCTATGTAAAACCCTTATCGTTTTTGCAGAGCTGGGACAAAGTACTGGAACAATACATGGCTATCCTCAAAATCGACCCCAAAAATACGCAGGCAAGCTATTGGGCCGGAGTAATCTACTATAACCATAAACAATACGAAACCTCGACCAGGCTTTTTAAAGTAGTGGCCGACCTTTACCCTTATGACTACGATGGCAATCACATGCTGGGCTGGTCGCTTTTTATGGCAGGCAAAAAAGCCGAAGCCAAAGAGTATTTTGAAAAAGCCCTTTTAATTAAACCCGGCGACGAATCAAGTACCGACGGTTTAAACCGCTGCAAATAG
- a CDS encoding type III PLP-dependent enzyme domain-containing protein, translating into MDKLKYERPYIKKLTAGAMNKFGSLSGPQPFKFIDNVPVKSLVEAYGSPLFVISEKQIRRNYRAAYRAFSTRYPKVQFAWSYKTNYLNAVCNIFHQEGSWAEVVSGFEYQKALGNGVPGNKIIFNGPGKSKKDLLLAIENNSLIHIDHLEELGLLLSLCDGLDHQPKVAIRVNMDTGVYPLWDRFGFNYENGEAWRAVVKIVNSGKLQLAGLHCHIGTYVQTTTAFGVAASKMAALAIKCNTELKQHIEYLDLGGGFPSTNTLKGAYLPGTDTMPTIDDFAEEITGTLIRAGFENDDLPLLILESGRLLIDDAGYLLGTVLANKRLSDGKLATIVDFGVNILFTSFWYDHQVSPADDYSPTIENTAIYGPLCMNIDMIRESINLPLLKAGDHVVVHKVGAYNMTQWMQFIALRPAIVLIDEQEQVHLIKAAESLEHIEANEHIPRHLK; encoded by the coding sequence ATGGACAAACTAAAGTACGAGAGACCCTATATAAAAAAACTGACTGCCGGGGCAATGAACAAATTTGGCAGCCTTAGCGGGCCTCAGCCATTTAAGTTTATTGATAATGTGCCGGTTAAAAGCCTGGTGGAAGCTTATGGTTCGCCGTTGTTTGTTATTTCTGAAAAACAGATCCGCCGCAACTACCGTGCAGCTTACCGGGCCTTCAGCACCCGCTACCCTAAAGTACAGTTTGCCTGGAGTTATAAAACAAATTACCTGAATGCGGTTTGCAATATTTTTCACCAGGAAGGCAGTTGGGCCGAGGTGGTATCGGGTTTTGAATATCAAAAAGCTTTGGGCAACGGTGTTCCGGGCAATAAGATCATCTTTAATGGCCCCGGCAAATCAAAAAAAGACCTTTTGTTAGCGATAGAAAATAATTCGCTTATTCATATTGACCACTTGGAAGAGCTTGGCCTTTTGTTATCCTTATGCGATGGCCTTGATCATCAACCCAAAGTTGCTATCCGCGTAAATATGGATACCGGCGTTTACCCGTTGTGGGACCGTTTTGGTTTTAATTACGAAAATGGCGAAGCATGGCGCGCGGTTGTGAAAATCGTTAACTCGGGCAAACTACAGCTTGCCGGTTTACATTGCCACATAGGTACCTACGTACAAACTACCACCGCATTTGGCGTAGCTGCCTCAAAAATGGCCGCGCTCGCCATAAAATGCAATACCGAACTTAAACAGCATATTGAATACCTGGACCTGGGCGGTGGTTTTCCATCAACCAATACCCTTAAGGGCGCTTATTTACCGGGGACGGACACCATGCCCACCATTGATGATTTTGCCGAAGAAATAACCGGCACACTCATCCGGGCAGGGTTTGAAAATGACGACCTTCCCCTGCTGATACTGGAGAGCGGAAGGTTACTAATTGATGATGCCGGTTATCTGCTGGGGACGGTACTTGCCAACAAGCGTTTAAGCGACGGCAAACTGGCTACCATTGTTGACTTTGGTGTAAATATTTTATTTACCTCTTTTTGGTACGATCACCAGGTAAGCCCGGCAGATGATTATAGCCCAACTATCGAAAATACAGCAATATACGGGCCGCTGTGTATGAATATTGATATGATACGGGAAAGCATTAACCTGCCCCTGCTTAAAGCAGGCGACCATGTTGTGGTGCACAAGGTGGGGGCCTATAACATGACACAGTGGATGCAGTTTATTGCCCTGCGGCCAGCCATCGTGCTGATTGATGAACAGGAGCAGGTCCATTTAATAAAAGCGGCAGAAAGCCTGGAACATATTGAAGCAAACGAACATATACCCCGGCATTTGAAATAA
- a CDS encoding relaxase/mobilization nuclease domain-containing protein, with the protein MIGKIMIGKTFAGCIRYAVSKKDAVILNADGIRTDQMSHTIADFNMQRKSNPSLGMAVGHIALSWSSNDLSLLTDEKMVQVAEEYLERMKILNTQYLIVRHHDSQNPHLHLIYNRVDNEGKTIPDNFMKSRNVKVCKDLTIKHGFFLSAGKESVNEKRLTGTDKLKYELYHAIKVTSSKVKSMDELQKELAKQGITLHYKYKSGTGEIQGISFSKGEFKFKGSEIDRSLSFANLSKTIDMQASQFREPVFFNKQSQEENPWYAEDWDEPEDDDEGGYDNSDVISLERQPAETNKPSLADQLRMAVQGISINIAPEPEPKRRRKDNNTLGDERNK; encoded by the coding sequence ATGATAGGTAAGATCATGATCGGTAAAACCTTTGCAGGTTGTATCCGCTACGCAGTATCCAAAAAAGATGCGGTTATCCTTAATGCTGACGGTATAAGGACAGATCAGATGTCGCATACCATTGCCGACTTTAATATGCAGCGTAAGAGCAACCCCAGCCTGGGCATGGCGGTAGGACATATTGCTTTAAGCTGGAGCTCTAATGATCTGTCCCTGCTTACCGATGAAAAGATGGTACAGGTAGCTGAAGAATACCTGGAACGGATGAAGATATTGAATACTCAATATTTAATAGTCAGGCATCATGACAGTCAAAACCCGCATCTGCACCTGATCTATAACCGGGTCGACAATGAAGGCAAAACTATCCCGGACAATTTCATGAAAAGCCGGAATGTAAAAGTATGCAAGGATCTTACCATAAAACATGGTTTTTTTCTTTCAGCCGGGAAAGAAAGCGTTAATGAAAAAAGGCTGACCGGGACGGACAAGCTGAAATATGAATTGTATCATGCTATCAAGGTAACAAGCAGTAAAGTTAAAAGTATGGACGAACTGCAAAAGGAATTAGCCAAACAAGGGATTACGCTCCATTACAAGTACAAGAGCGGCACCGGCGAAATACAGGGTATTAGTTTTAGTAAAGGCGAATTTAAATTCAAGGGATCAGAAATAGACCGCAGTCTGAGTTTTGCCAATTTGAGTAAAACGATTGACATGCAGGCCAGCCAGTTCCGGGAACCTGTATTTTTTAATAAACAAAGCCAGGAAGAAAACCCTTGGTATGCTGAAGATTGGGACGAACCGGAAGATGACGACGAAGGCGGTTATGATAATAGCGATGTAATATCGCTTGAACGACAGCCCGCTGAAACTAATAAACCCTCATTAGCCGACCAGTTGCGAATGGCTGTTCAGGGGATAAGCATAAACATAGCGCCTGAACCTGAACCCAAAAGAAGAAGAAAAGACAACAATACCTTAGGCGATGAGCGGAATAAATGA
- a CDS encoding urea transporter — MKNRISSFIGSILNTYAILFFSQNKVLGGILLLVSFVTPIAGLSGLFCALFSLIIIKILGYRHENIQSGLYSFNSLLLGLAFGTFFNFTPYYVLWLVFACLLVVMLTIILTDRLGKLGLPILSIPFILCYWLVLFGEGAYYHGGLQQKNALLLIHNAAGTGCLVNVYQYLSVGLPCYVCLFFRALSAVLFQNNILTGLLISIGVFIHSRIMFSLLVIGFISALLFNTITHNYPDGISYYNLGANFMLATATIGSFFLIPSARSYLWAILSVPVMFIITNALGGIMAVYNLPVFALPFCVINITLLYFLLLRKKAGKLQLVGLQHYSPERNLYQFLNQKDRLDDLKYFRFSLPFMGSWTVSQGYNGDITHKGEWGKALDFVIEDDDKKTYSHPGNLPEHFYCFNKPVLACGDGVVANVVDHVEDNAIGEANKKENWGNTVVIKHLNGLYSKVSHLKKGSIKVKVGDVVKTGDLIGRCGSSGRSPEPHLHFQVQATAYIDAKTLAYPFAFYMTGEAKKPLINSYKIPEEGQILTPPAIHKTIRKALDFQPGYTAVLSANTMHESIEVFTDESGQCYLYSKETGAAAYFINNGTQFYFTSFYGDTNSLLYYFHLAAYKVIFINDEGILANDVYPVHLCRNKIQLWLQDLIAPFYRFIKLSYQSSNLSKKAGIIISVKQFKNIFGTTKQEMDATIDISETGILEFNIHINKVDIKTKWVRGNIY, encoded by the coding sequence GTGAAAAATAGGATTTCATCATTTATTGGGTCAATTTTAAACACCTATGCCATTTTGTTTTTTTCGCAAAACAAAGTGCTGGGAGGCATTTTGCTGCTTGTTTCTTTCGTAACGCCCATCGCCGGGCTAAGCGGGCTCTTTTGCGCTTTGTTTTCATTAATAATAATCAAGATCCTTGGCTACCGGCATGAGAATATCCAATCAGGGTTATACAGCTTTAACAGCCTGCTGCTGGGTTTGGCATTCGGCACATTTTTCAATTTCACACCCTATTATGTTTTATGGCTGGTTTTTGCCTGTTTGCTGGTGGTAATGCTCACCATCATCCTCACCGACAGGCTTGGCAAATTAGGCTTACCCATATTATCCATCCCTTTTATACTATGTTATTGGCTGGTACTTTTTGGCGAAGGAGCTTATTATCATGGCGGTCTTCAGCAAAAAAACGCCCTCCTGCTTATCCATAATGCAGCGGGTACAGGCTGCCTTGTTAACGTTTACCAGTATCTTTCCGTCGGCCTCCCCTGTTATGTTTGTTTGTTTTTCCGCGCATTAAGCGCTGTGCTGTTTCAGAACAATATTTTAACCGGCCTGCTGATTAGTATCGGCGTATTTATTCACTCGCGTATCATGTTCAGTTTGCTGGTTATAGGATTTATCAGCGCACTACTATTTAATACCATAACCCATAACTACCCGGATGGTATCAGCTATTACAATTTAGGGGCTAATTTTATGCTCGCCACAGCCACTATTGGCAGTTTCTTTTTAATACCATCCGCCCGCTCCTACCTGTGGGCCATTTTGTCGGTCCCGGTAATGTTTATTATTACCAACGCCCTTGGCGGCATTATGGCTGTTTATAATTTGCCTGTTTTCGCCCTGCCGTTTTGTGTTATCAATATTACACTGCTCTACTTTCTTTTATTACGGAAGAAGGCCGGGAAATTGCAACTTGTTGGCTTGCAGCATTATTCGCCGGAAAGAAATTTGTACCAGTTCCTTAATCAAAAGGACCGGCTTGATGATTTAAAATACTTTAGGTTTAGCCTTCCTTTTATGGGAAGCTGGACGGTTTCACAAGGCTATAACGGCGATATCACCCATAAAGGAGAATGGGGTAAGGCCCTGGACTTTGTAATTGAAGATGACGACAAAAAAACCTACAGCCATCCCGGCAATTTGCCCGAACATTTTTATTGTTTTAACAAACCGGTGCTGGCCTGCGGCGATGGCGTTGTGGCCAATGTAGTTGACCACGTGGAAGACAATGCCATAGGCGAGGCAAACAAAAAAGAAAACTGGGGCAATACCGTGGTGATTAAACACCTTAACGGTTTATATTCAAAAGTAAGTCACTTAAAAAAAGGTTCCATAAAAGTTAAGGTGGGCGATGTGGTAAAAACCGGCGACCTAATTGGACGCTGCGGCAGTTCGGGTCGCTCCCCCGAACCTCATCTGCATTTCCAGGTGCAGGCTACCGCTTATATCGATGCCAAAACATTAGCTTACCCCTTCGCTTTCTACATGACCGGCGAAGCCAAAAAGCCCCTGATCAATAGTTACAAAATACCTGAAGAAGGGCAAATACTAACCCCTCCTGCTATTCATAAAACCATCCGTAAGGCTTTAGATTTCCAGCCAGGTTACACTGCGGTATTATCTGCAAATACGATGCATGAATCTATTGAGGTTTTCACGGATGAATCCGGCCAATGCTATCTCTATAGTAAAGAGACTGGTGCTGCTGCCTATTTTATAAACAATGGCACGCAATTTTATTTCACCAGTTTTTATGGGGATACAAATTCGTTGCTTTACTATTTTCATTTAGCTGCCTACAAGGTGATCTTTATTAATGATGAGGGTATTTTAGCCAACGATGTGTACCCGGTTCATTTATGCCGCAATAAAATTCAGTTGTGGCTGCAGGACCTGATAGCCCCATTTTACAGATTCATTAAATTGAGCTATCAAAGCAGTAACCTATCCAAAAAAGCCGGCATTATCATCAGCGTTAAGCAGTTCAAAAATATATTCGGCACCACAAAACAGGAAATGGATGCCACTATTGATATTTCGGAAACCGGCATACTGGAATTTAACATTCATATTAACAAAGTTGATATTAAGACGAAATGGGTAAGGGGAAATATTTATTGA
- a CDS encoding PqqD family protein, which yields MKLKKNIATSESGFIFNPATGDSFSGNAMASNVLLAMKNGDTEALIKQNILQKYEVSPEQLDRDWDDWIVQLKEANLLESGTYDSK from the coding sequence ATGAAACTAAAGAAAAATATTGCTACAAGCGAAAGCGGTTTTATATTTAACCCCGCTACGGGCGATTCTTTTTCCGGCAATGCCATGGCTTCAAACGTTTTGCTTGCCATGAAGAATGGCGATACAGAAGCCCTTATCAAACAAAATATATTACAAAAATACGAGGTTAGCCCTGAACAACTGGACCGCGACTGGGATGATTGGATAGTACAGTTAAAAGAAGCTAATTTGCTGGAATCGGGAACCTATGACAGCAAATAA
- a CDS encoding plasmid mobilization protein translates to MVFERKKKTSFPLAEKENKNKGGAPRKPVKRDLDIRVRLSATERFMMDSKAKEAGIKTSDWVRAAIKSARVVPRLKAEELSLLRMLAGLANNLNQLMKLAYRWGLHSVAGKCRELLLEIDQTLKAINKDDR, encoded by the coding sequence ATGGTATTCGAACGGAAAAAGAAAACCAGCTTTCCGCTGGCTGAAAAAGAAAATAAAAACAAAGGCGGCGCACCGCGAAAGCCCGTCAAACGGGATCTGGATATCAGGGTGAGGCTATCGGCTACCGAGCGTTTTATGATGGATTCAAAAGCGAAAGAAGCAGGCATAAAAACCAGTGATTGGGTAAGGGCAGCAATAAAAAGCGCAAGGGTTGTTCCCCGACTGAAAGCTGAGGAACTCAGCCTCCTTCGGATGCTGGCGGGCTTAGCCAATAACCTTAACCAATTGATGAAACTGGCCTACCGGTGGGGGCTGCATTCTGTAGCCGGAAAATGTCGGGAATTGTTATTGGAGATTGACCAGACATTAAAGGCAATTAATAAAGATGATAGGTAA
- a CDS encoding helix-turn-helix domain-containing protein, producing the protein MEATLHIGRKISKIRELRGMKQETLATELGISQQAVSKIEQSAALEDEVLEKVAKILGVTSAAIKSFSDEGVINYFNTFNDNSFNNGAYNAFSCNFNPIEKWMQVIEENKTLYNEKIALLERLLQAEKEKNEVLKGK; encoded by the coding sequence ATGGAAGCTACCTTACACATCGGCAGAAAAATTAGCAAAATAAGAGAGTTACGTGGCATGAAACAGGAAACTCTTGCTACGGAATTAGGCATCAGTCAACAGGCTGTTTCTAAAATTGAGCAAAGTGCCGCATTGGAAGACGAGGTTTTGGAAAAGGTAGCAAAGATTTTGGGAGTGACTTCCGCCGCCATAAAAAGCTTTAGTGACGAAGGGGTAATAAACTACTTTAATACCTTTAACGACAATAGTTTTAACAATGGAGCTTACAACGCTTTCAGTTGTAATTTTAATCCAATTGAAAAATGGATGCAAGTAATCGAAGAAAACAAAACGCTTTATAATGAAAAGATCGCTCTTTTGGAACGTCTTCTACAAGCCGAAAAAGAAAAAAACGAAGTCCTTAAAGGCAAGTAG